DNA from Cryptosporangium minutisporangium:
GCTAACGACGTCGCGAGATGCCCGACCACGGTGGCGAACGCCGCTGGGGTGATGCCCATCCCCGCGTGGGCGGCGCTCATCGTCCGGCCCGAGTACGGATAGGTCGCGCCGAGCGCGGCACCGACGAACAGCCGCTGGTGCTCCTTCAACCGCTCGAGGTCGACGCCCTCGAAGTACGGAGCGAGGGACGGGTCAGCGATCACCTTCGCGTAGAACAGATCGACCACGGCCGCGACGGCCGGCGCGCCGCCGATCCGCTCGTAGATGGTCTCGGGTGGGGCTGCCTCGGTGCTCATCTGCGTCCTCCTGACGAGATCTGCGTACTCGGGCACGAAGCTGTCGACGGTCCACCGATCGGACGACCATCCACCGGGTGGTGGAGTGCGCGTCCTCCACCACGGTCCCACCGCTCGGACCGCCTGCTGGTGGATGTCCGGAATCTTGTTCGGGCCGAACCTGGATGCATGGCGATCATCGAGGTGGAGAGCCTCCACAAGCGATACGGCGAGCGAGTCGCGGTCCAGGACCTCTCGTTCTCCGTCGAGCACGGCGAGATCTTCGGGGTGGTCGGGCCCAACGGGGCGGGCAAGACCACGACGGTCGAGTGCATCACCGGACTCCGCACCCCGGACGGCGGCTCGATCCGCGTCGTCGGGCGCGACCCACAGCGCGACGGCCAAGAGGTGCGGAAGCGGGTTGGCGTGCAGCTGCAGGAGTCGCAGTTGCCCGATCGGCTGAAGGTCTGGGAGGCACTGGACCTCTACGCCTCCTTCTACGACGAGCCAGCCGACTGGCGTGCGTCGCTGGACGACTGGGGCCTGAGCGACCTCCGGAACTCGCCGTACCGGACACTCTCCGGCGGGCAGAAGCAACGGTTGGCGATCGCACTGGCGCTCGTCGGTAACCCGCAGGTGGCGGTGCTGGACGAGCTGACGACCGGCCTCGACCCGCAAGCCCGCCGCGACACCTGGCGGCTCCTCGCCGCGATCCGGGACCGGGGCGTGACGATCCTGCTCGTCACGCACTTCATGGAGGAGGCCGAGGAGCTCTGCGACCGGATCGCGGTGATCAACGGCGGGCGGCTGGTCGCGCTGGACACGCCGGCCGGGCTGGTGTCGTCCGTACAGGCCGAGCAGCGCGTCCGATTCCGGCCGTCGGCCCCGCTCCCGGACCGATTGCTCACCGACCTGCCGGAGGTCACCTCGGTCACCACCGCGGGCAGCCAGACCGTCGTCACCGGCACCGGCAGCCTGCTGCAAGCAGTCACCGCCGTACTCGCCCGGCACCAGATCGTCGCCGCAGACCTCCGCGTCGAGCAGGCCAGCCTCGACGACGCCTACGTGGCCCTCACCGGCCGTACCGAGGAGAAGTGAGCCCGATGTCCGCGTTCGGAAAACTGCTGACCGTCGAGACCAAACTCTTCCTGCGAGAGCCCACCGGCCTGATCTTCACGCTCGCCGTGCCGGTCGTCGTTCTGGTGGCGCTCGGTTCGGTCCCGAGCTTCCGGGAGGACAACCCCGACCTCGGTGGGGCGAGCGTCATCGACCTCTACGTCCCGATCCTGATCGGGCTCTGCCTGGCCACCCAAGCAATGAACGCCCTGCCGGTGCTGGTGGCCACCGCCCGCGAGCAAGGGATACTTCGCCGCATGTCCGCCACCCCGGTGCCGCCGTCCCGGCTGCTCGCCGCGCAGACCCTCGTGCAGGTGGGCGTGTTCGTGCTGATGGCGCTGCTGCTCCTCGCGATCGGACGGCTGGCGTTCGGTGTCCCGCTGCCGGCGAACCCGGCCGCCTTCGTCGTCGCGTTCCTGCTCGCCGCCGGCGCGTCGTTCGCGGTCGGCATGCTGCTCTCCGCGGTCCTGCCGAACAACCGGGTGGCCACGCCGGTCACGATGCTCATCTACTTCCCGATGCTGTTCTTCGCCGGGCTGTGGCTGCCGCGCGAGATCATGCCTGACGTGATCAACCGGATCGGCGACTTCACGCCGCTCGGTGCCGGCGTGCAGGCGATCCGGGACGCGTCGGCCGGCGAGTGGCCGTCGCTGCTGCACGTGGCGGTGCTGCTGGTGATCACGGTCGCCGGTGCCACGGCTGCGTCCAAGCTGTTCCGCTGGGTGTGAGTCGATGAGCGCGGTGGCGACGCCTCCGGCCGATCGTCGGGTCGATCGATGGGAAGCGCGGGTCCAGGCCGGCAGCTTCTACGTCGCGCCGTACGTCGGCTTGGCCGTCGGCACCGTGCTCTTCCTGGCCGTCGGCTCCGGCGACGCGCGGTCCACGGTGATCACGCTCGGTCTGCTGCTGACGACCATCGCCTGGATCACCGGGCTGGCCACGCTCAACCCGCACGCCCGCGAGCCCGGCCCGCTGATGGCCGTGTACTTCGTCGGACTGCTCCTGCTGCTCGGGGTGCTGATCTGGCGCAGCCCATGGTTCGGGTTCGGGATGGTCGTCGGCTACGTGCACGGGCCGGAAATGCTGCCGACCCGCTGGATCCCCGTCGGCGTCGCCGCCACCGCGGCCCTGACCGCGACGTCGCAGGCGGGTGGGTTCGGGCCCGCGTTCGCCAACCCGATGCTCTACGCGATCGCGATCGTGTTCAACATCCTGATCGCCGGTGGGTTCACACTGCTCGGCTGGTTGACCTACCAGCAGGGGCTACGACGCGACCGGATGCTCGCCGACCTGTCCGAGGCCCACCGGCAGCTCGCCGAGACGATGGAGGAGAACGCCGGTCTGCACGCCCAGTTGCTCGTACAGGCCCGGGAGGCTGGCGTTCTGGACGAGCGGGAACGGATGGCCAGGGAAATCCACGACACGCTGGCCCAGGGCCTGACCGGGATCATCACGCAGCTGCAGGCCGCCGAGCAGTCGACCGACGCGGCCGCCCGCGAGCACCACGTCGCCACCGCGATCGAGCTGGCGCGGGAGAGCTTGTCCGAGGCTCGGCGGTCGGTGCGGGCGATGCGGCCGGAACCGCTGGAGGACGCCGGGCTCGTCGATGCGCTCGGCCACGCGGTGACCCGCTGGTCGGGTCTCAGCGGTGTCCCGGCGCAACTGGTCGTCACCGGTATCGCCGTCCCGCTGCCGCCGGACGTCGAAGTGGTGCTGCTCCGCACCGCACAGGAGGCGCTCGCCAACGCCGCCAAGCACGCGTCCGCGCACCGCGTCGGCCTCACGCTCTCGTACATGGACGACGAGGTGGCGCTCGACGTGCGCGACGACGGCGTCGGCTTCGACGTGGACGCACCGCTGCCGCCTCCGGACGGCCGCCGCGGTGGCTTCGGCTTGACCGCGATGCGGGAGCGGGTCGAAAGTCTCGCCGGCACGCTGGAGGTCGAGTCGACGCCCGGCGCGGGCACGGCCCTCTCCGCTCGCTTACCGCTGTCATCGGAGGAGCCGGATGACTGACCCGACCGTGCGGGTGCTGATCGTGGACGACCACCCGGTCGTCCGCGACGGGCTTCGCGGCATGCTCGCCGGCGCCGACGGGTTCGAGGTGGTCGGCGAGGCCGCGGACGGCGCCGAGGCGGTCGCGTTGGCCACCGCGCTGACGCCGGACGTCGTCCTGATGGACCTGCGGATGCCCGGGGTCGACGGGGTGACAGCGATCGGCCTGCTCACCGCGCAGGGCATCCCGTCCCGGGTGCTGGTGCTCACCACGTACGACACCGAGAGCGACGTCCTCCGCGCGATCGAGGCCGGCGCCACCGGTTACCTGCTGAAGGACGCTCACCGCGACGAGCTGTTCCGGGCAGTCCGGGCGGCGGCCCGCGGTGAGTCGGTGCTGGCGCCGTCCGCGGCCAGCCGGTTGATCGGACGGGTGCGTGCTCCTCGTCCGGCGCCGGAGCCGGGGACGCTGAGTGTGCGGGAGCTGGAGGTGCTCGGGCTGGTCGCCAGGGGCACGACCAATCGGGAGGCCGCCCGGCAGCTGTTCATCAGCGAAGCGACCGTCAAAACGCACCTGGTGCACATCTACGAGAAGCTGGGTGTGAAGGACCGGGCCGCGGCCGTCGCGACGGCGTTCGAGCGTGGCCTGCTCAGCCGCGGCAACTCGCCAGGTGAGCGTTGACCTTGCGGACCAGCGGAGCCAGCGACGGCACCTCGATCACGACGACGCCGGCCGCGCGGAGTCGTTCGGCACCGTCGCAGTCGACGAAGATCTCCGGCTCCCGCCAGGCGAACACCACCCGCCGCAGGCCCGAAGCGAGGATCAGCTCGGTGCAGGTGCGGGAGCGGGACGCCCGGGCCGAGCACGGCTCCAACGAGCTGTAGATCGTCGCGGTCGTCAGCCGCGTCTCGCTGCCCGCGCGGGCCAGAGCCGACTCCTCGGCGTGCTCGTGCGGGTCGTCCCGGCGCGACCAGCCGTCCGCGACGACCGTGTTTCCAGCGCTACCCCCGTCGACGATCAGGGCCCCGACCGAGAACGCGGTCGTCGAGGGCGGGCAGCGGCGGGACAGCTCGATCGCCTGTCGCAGCCAGTGCAGGTCCGCCTCGGTGACCTCGCCGGGGTCGACGTCCATCAGGTGTGCCCCAGGAGGTAGCGGAGCAGCACGACGTCACCGATCGGACGTGTCTCGGCAAGCTGCATCCGCCGGCCGGGTCCGTGCGGGTACGTCCCGGGGCCGGCGAATCGGGGCGCGGCGGGGTCGCCGACGAAGAACGGCGCGACGACGAGGTGTAGCTCGTCCACGAGCCCGGCGGTGAGGAACTGGGCCTGGACGCTGCCACCGCCCTCGACCAGGAGCCGCCGCACACCCCGTCCGGCCAGGCTCGTCAGCACCTCCAGCGGCTCACCCCGCTGGACGACGGTCTCGGCGCCCGGCCCGAACACCGCGGATGCCGGGTCCAGACGCCCGCTGCGGCTGAGCACGACCCGGAGCGGAGACGCGGTCTCGCCCCGCGCCTCCCGGGCCGCCCGGCGGAGCTCGGAGCGCACCAGCAGCCGCGGATTGTCCCGCCGGACCGTCTCGGCGCCGACCAGGATCGCGTCGCAGCCCGCCCGGACCTCGTCGACACGGTCGAAGTCGTCGTCGTTGGAGAGCAGGAGCCGGTTCGGGGTCGCGTCGTCGAGGTAACCGTCGACCGAGACCGCCGCCGAGACGACGACGTGAGGCCGGGCGCCGTCGGTCACGGGAGCATCGGGTCGGCGGTGGGTTTCCAGGGGAAGTTCGGTGCCCGGCGCTCGGTGAACGCGGCCACGCCCTCGGCCAGCTCGTCGCGACCGGCCTCCTCCCACCGCCGCTGGCGCTCGGCCGTCGGTTCACCGGCGAGCGCGGCGCCGATCAGCTCCTTCGCCGCGTGCTGGGTGAGCTGCGACCGGCTGACCAGGGTCCGCGCCAGCTCGGCGACGCGGGCGTCCAGTTCGCCGGCCGGCACCAGCTCGTCGATCAGACCGACCCGCAGCGCCCGCTCGGCGTCGATGAAGTCGCCGGTGTAGAGCAGGAACTTCGCCGTCGCCGGGCCGACCAGGTCGACCAGGCGGGCGGTGGTCGCAGCCGGATAGACCACGCCGATCTTCGAGGGCGTAATGCCGAACCGGGCACCTTCCTCGGCGATGCGCAGGTCACAGGCGACCGAGAGCTGGCAGCCGCCACCGACGCACCAGCCCCGGATCGCCGCGACGACCGGCTTCGGGAACGCCACGAGCGCGTCCTCGGCGAGCACCGCCGGCGCCCGTACCCCGGGCACCATCCCGGTGAGCGTCGAGATGTCCGCACCGGCGGAGAACGCGTCACCGGCGCCGGTGAAGACCACCACCCGGACGTCCGGGTCCGCAGCGAGACGCTCCAGCAACGGCGGGAGCGCGTCCCACATGTCGGTGGTCATCGCGTTCCGTTTGGCCGGATTGTCAAGTACGACGGTGGCCACGCCGTCGTCGATCGCACAGGTCACGCGCCCCGTCACCACATACCTCCCGAAAAGCTGGGCCGAGTCCACGGATAGCCGGGCCCAACTGATCAGCAGACGATAGTGCCGGTACCCCCGAGAACTCTGTGAGCCAGCTCGCGGAGCTGCGCGCGCTCCGCGTCGTCGAGCGCGGCGAGCAGTTCGTCCTCGGCCCTGGCGATCGCGTCCCGGCCGGCGTCGAGAGCCTGCCGACCGGCGTCGGTCAGCGCGACGACGTACCGGCGGCGGTCGGCCGGGTCGCGCCGACGCTCGGCCAGCCCCAGCCGTTCGAAGTCGTCGACGAGCGCGACCATCGTCGTTCGGTCGACGCCGCAGCGGAGCGAGAGCTGCTGCTGGGAGAGCGGTTCGGCGGCGGCCAGCTCGAGTACGCGCAGGTGTTTGGCGGTGAGGCCCAGAGGGGCGAGCACTTGGTCCCCGCGTGCCAACGCGACCTTGCCGAGCTCGGCGAGCACGAACCCGACCCCGTCTCCGAGGGCGCGGGGAGGGTCGGCGGGCGGAACGGTGTCCGACGGGGCGTGCATCCCCTCACTCTACGGGCGCACCCCTTGCGCCTCTCCGCTACGCTGATCATCAGTCAAACTGACGATCAGGAGAAGCGATGGACTGCCGAGGCTCGACTGC
Protein-coding regions in this window:
- a CDS encoding enoyl-CoA hydratase/isomerase family protein — its product is MTGRVTCAIDDGVATVVLDNPAKRNAMTTDMWDALPPLLERLAADPDVRVVVFTGAGDAFSAGADISTLTGMVPGVRAPAVLAEDALVAFPKPVVAAIRGWCVGGGCQLSVACDLRIAEEGARFGITPSKIGVVYPAATTARLVDLVGPATAKFLLYTGDFIDAERALRVGLIDELVPAGELDARVAELARTLVSRSQLTQHAAKELIGAALAGEPTAERQRRWEEAGRDELAEGVAAFTERRAPNFPWKPTADPMLP
- a CDS encoding MarR family winged helix-turn-helix transcriptional regulator, which gives rise to MHAPSDTVPPADPPRALGDGVGFVLAELGKVALARGDQVLAPLGLTAKHLRVLELAAAEPLSQQQLSLRCGVDRTTMVALVDDFERLGLAERRRDPADRRRYVVALTDAGRQALDAGRDAIARAEDELLAALDDAERAQLRELAHRVLGGTGTIVC
- a CDS encoding deaminase yields the protein MDVDPGEVTEADLHWLRQAIELSRRCPPSTTAFSVGALIVDGGSAGNTVVADGWSRRDDPHEHAEESALARAGSETRLTTATIYSSLEPCSARASRSRTCTELILASGLRRVVFAWREPEIFVDCDGAERLRAAGVVVIEVPSLAPLVRKVNAHLASCRG
- a CDS encoding ABC transporter permease; translated protein: MSAFGKLLTVETKLFLREPTGLIFTLAVPVVVLVALGSVPSFREDNPDLGGASVIDLYVPILIGLCLATQAMNALPVLVATAREQGILRRMSATPVPPSRLLAAQTLVQVGVFVLMALLLLAIGRLAFGVPLPANPAAFVVAFLLAAGASFAVGMLLSAVLPNNRVATPVTMLIYFPMLFFAGLWLPREIMPDVINRIGDFTPLGAGVQAIRDASAGEWPSLLHVAVLLVITVAGATAASKLFRWV
- a CDS encoding response regulator transcription factor; this translates as MTDPTVRVLIVDDHPVVRDGLRGMLAGADGFEVVGEAADGAEAVALATALTPDVVLMDLRMPGVDGVTAIGLLTAQGIPSRVLVLTTYDTESDVLRAIEAGATGYLLKDAHRDELFRAVRAAARGESVLAPSAASRLIGRVRAPRPAPEPGTLSVRELEVLGLVARGTTNREAARQLFISEATVKTHLVHIYEKLGVKDRAAAVATAFERGLLSRGNSPGER
- a CDS encoding sensor histidine kinase translates to MSAVATPPADRRVDRWEARVQAGSFYVAPYVGLAVGTVLFLAVGSGDARSTVITLGLLLTTIAWITGLATLNPHAREPGPLMAVYFVGLLLLLGVLIWRSPWFGFGMVVGYVHGPEMLPTRWIPVGVAATAALTATSQAGGFGPAFANPMLYAIAIVFNILIAGGFTLLGWLTYQQGLRRDRMLADLSEAHRQLAETMEENAGLHAQLLVQAREAGVLDERERMAREIHDTLAQGLTGIITQLQAAEQSTDAAAREHHVATAIELARESLSEARRSVRAMRPEPLEDAGLVDALGHAVTRWSGLSGVPAQLVVTGIAVPLPPDVEVVLLRTAQEALANAAKHASAHRVGLTLSYMDDEVALDVRDDGVGFDVDAPLPPPDGRRGGFGLTAMRERVESLAGTLEVESTPGAGTALSARLPLSSEEPDD
- a CDS encoding ABC transporter ATP-binding protein, which produces MAIIEVESLHKRYGERVAVQDLSFSVEHGEIFGVVGPNGAGKTTTVECITGLRTPDGGSIRVVGRDPQRDGQEVRKRVGVQLQESQLPDRLKVWEALDLYASFYDEPADWRASLDDWGLSDLRNSPYRTLSGGQKQRLAIALALVGNPQVAVLDELTTGLDPQARRDTWRLLAAIRDRGVTILLVTHFMEEAEELCDRIAVINGGRLVALDTPAGLVSSVQAEQRVRFRPSAPLPDRLLTDLPEVTSVTTAGSQTVVTGTGSLLQAVTAVLARHQIVAADLRVEQASLDDAYVALTGRTEEK
- a CDS encoding RibD family protein: MTDGARPHVVVSAAVSVDGYLDDATPNRLLLSNDDDFDRVDEVRAGCDAILVGAETVRRDNPRLLVRSELRRAAREARGETASPLRVVLSRSGRLDPASAVFGPGAETVVQRGEPLEVLTSLAGRGVRRLLVEGGGSVQAQFLTAGLVDELHLVVAPFFVGDPAAPRFAGPGTYPHGPGRRMQLAETRPIGDVVLLRYLLGHT
- a CDS encoding group 1 truncated hemoglobin, which gives rise to MSTEAAPPETIYERIGGAPAVAAVVDLFYAKVIADPSLAPYFEGVDLERLKEHQRLFVGAALGATYPYSGRTMSAAHAGMGITPAAFATVVGHLATSLAEAGVDEATIGQIADALTPLEPDIVSG